The following DNA comes from Minwuia thermotolerans.
TCTCCTGCTTTGCCGACGTGCGGATCGACCAGGCGACCCAGCCGACCACCATGTTGATGATGACCGTGATCACCGGAACGATGATCATCGGGATCCAGTTGATCTCCTCCATTGCGCCGCCCCTCCTACGAACCGTCGCGGCCGGTCAGGCGGCCGAGGATGGAACCGATCACACCCGGCCCGCGGTTCACGCCGGCCGCCGTCTTCTTGTCCTCAGAACGCTTCCAGACGCTGACGCCCAGGACCGAGAGCGCGAACATCCAGATCGGCGCGATCGACGCGATGGCGTCGCCCAGGGCGATGAAGATGGCCGGCGCCTCGCGCGGCTCATTGATCGCGACCCAGCCGATCACGAACATCAGGCCCAGCATGGACAGCGCCCAGGTGAAGGCGACCGCGTAGCCCAGCGTCGGCCGCCAGCGCCGGACATACGGATCGTCGGAGGCGATCTCGGCGCGCATGGTCTCGTTGACCTGGCGGTGGCGGGCGACTTCCGAGTCGATCTCGGCCAGCTCGATCGCGGTCGCCTGGCGCTGCAGCTCGGCCACCAGCCTGGGGTCGGCCCGGAGACGCTCCAGCGCCTGCTCGGGCGTCTCGGCGCCGGTGACGCGCCGGGCCACGTCGACCACCCTGGTCGCGACGCGCTCGCCATTCTCGCCGTTGATCAGCCGCCCGATCGACGGCAGGAACTCGGCGACCAGTGGCAGTGCCGCGGCGATGATGGCGGGGACCATCAGCCCCGCCTCGCCGAGAGATGGTCGAACGGGTAGCTGCGCAGGAAGCTCAGGGCCTCGACTGAGAGCGCCCGCGGCACCTCGGCCGGCGCGCCGTGATGGCGGCAGCGGTGGAAGGCGCGCTTCTTCACGCGCTGGCTGCGGGCCTTCCTCGGCGCGCTCATGCCCCGCCCCCCTGAAAGGTCGCGGCCTCGGGCATGCCGGCGAAGAACGCGCCGACGTCGAAGCACGGGCAGGCCTTGCCCGGATTGACGTCGCGGTGCCCGATCACGCGCCTGATCGTCGGGAAGCGCCGGCGCAGGTGCTCGACCAGCACGGTCAGCGCCAGCATCTGCGCCGCGGTGTAGTTGAAGTCGGGCCGGTCGGCGTCCTCGGCCCTGCCGCCGACCAGGCAGATGCCGATCGATTGCGCGTTGTGGCCATAGGCGTGGGCGCCGATTTCCTCGTCGACGTCGCCGTCCCGGTCCAGATCGCGGCCTGGCTCCGTCTTGCCGCTGCGGCGGATGACGTAGTTGTAGCCGATGTCATCCCAGCCGCGCCCCTCCGGCGGCGGGTCGGTGTGCCACGGCCGCATTTCCGCGACCCCGATGTCCATGCCGGGCGGCGTGTGGGCGCCGTGGATGATGATGGTATCGATATGGCGCAACGGGCGCTCCCAGGACCGGGGTGATTTGCGGCCATGGTCGGGCTTCTGCCCCGTGCGAATAAGGGCGTAACGGTTACGCCCCGGCAGGATCAGTCGAAGAGGTCGATCTGGGCGGCGGGCTTCGGGTCGCGGTCCCAGTGCTGGGCGGTGCGGCGGCAGATCTTCACCGCGGCGCCGGCGCGCTCCTGGCTCCAGTTCTTGGCGCGGAGCCAGCGGTAGATCACCGCCTTGGCCAGCGGTATCTCGAGGCGCTCGTCGGCCAGAGCGTCCACGATCGCCCGGGCGGCGTCAACGCCGACGATGGCCGCGAGGTCGGAGCCCTCGGCCCGCTGGGGCACGCGCAGCCGTGTACCGCCCCGCGAGAGCGCAAGTTCCAGCGCCGCCTCGACGCCGGCGGCGTCGGCCACAAGATTGAGCGTGGCGGGGAGCTGGCCCTCAGCCATGGCCGGCCCTGTCTTCGGGGATGCCCTCGGCGCGGCGGATGCGCCGGCCGAAGGCGGCGATGACGCGGTCCAGCTCCTCGGCCGAGAGCTCGTCCAGGCGCGGCGGGTAGTGATCCTTCGGCCGCGCGGTGCGCCCGATCGCGGCGGCGACGTAGAAGGCGTCGCCGGTCTCGAAGCGGCCCAGCTCGTGCAGCTTGCGGCCCTGGGCGGCCAGCACCGCCAGGCGATCGCGCATCGCAGGCCTGAGCCCTTCGGGCGGGCGGCCGGCGAAGCCCCATTCGTTCCAGGCCACGCCGGCCTCCCTGCTGAGGAAGTCCTTCAGTCCCTCGACCACCTTCATGGCGTCCTCGCCGTGCTGCCACTCGGCGCGCTCGACACGGGTGACGTTCCGGGCCCAGGCGCTGAGCGCCTCGTCGGAGCGGTCGCGGACCACGCCCAGGTGCCAGCCGGAGATCCACAGCGCGCGGATTTTTGAAAGCATGCCACTGGACGCGCGCGCGCCCGGGGTGGCGGAGGGCCGGCGGGCGCGCGCCTTCTTCGCCGGCCGGAAGCCCTGGCTCCTGAAGTGCTCGACCAGGTCGACCAGCTGATCGTCGGAGAGCTTCGTCCGGGACCGCGCGCCGTAGCGGGCTTCCAGCAGGTCGCGGAAGTCCGCCTCCTCTATCCCCAGCTGCTTCACCGCGATCGCGGACTTGGCCAGCAGCGCCTTCCGGTTAGCCGGGACGGTCATCGGTCCGGTTCCTCGTAGTCGCCGGGCCGCTCCAGCGCCTTGCGGCAGGGCGGGATCCAAATCAGCTTCGGGTCTATGCTGGTCCGTTTGAAATCCCGGCCCGGCCAGACGAACCATGCGTAGCTCGTCGCGCTCGACGCCTTTCGATCGAGCCGGCCCTTGAGCATCGGCACGCGCTCCGAGAACGGCGCGAAGATCAGTGGCGGGTTCGACTCGAAGATCTCGCGGTACCGCGCCGCGCCCTCCAGGAAGACGGTGCGGACCAGCATGGCGACCGCGATCTCCGCGACCTCCTGGCCTCGGGCGACGAATTCGGCCGCCAGCCGGAAGGGCGGGTTGGTGATGACAAAGTGAGGGCCCGGCCGGTGCTCTACGATGTAGGGCAGGTACGGCATCAGGAAGTCGTGGGGTGGCCCCCCGTGCATTCTGGCGTCGACGTCGGTGCCGATGACCTCGCCGAAATACTCGGCAAGCGCATTGACCATGTGGTCCTCGCCGCAGGCCGGCTCCCAGACAACCGAGTGCGCGAGAAAGCTGCGATAGCCGTACTTGCCAAGGCCGACCAGCACGTGCTCGATCAGCGCCCGCGTCGCCCAGGGCGGCGTTGGGAAGAAGTCCAGAGAATCGTGCGGCTCGCGCCGCTGCGCCATCACGGCGCTGCTGCGGTTCTGGCTCATTTGCCGACTCCTCGTTTCGCGTCGCGGATGCGGCGGCCGTTGCGGCCGGCCTCGCGCTGCCGCTTCAGCCGGGCCGCGCCGCCTTTCAGCTGCTCGATCGAGAGCGGCGCGGCGTGGTGCTCCATCTCGATCGCGCTGATTCCGGCGGCGTGGCCGGGCGGCAATTTCGTGACCTTGCCCTTCGCCAGGAACGCGTCGATCGCCGCCTGCTCCTCGGCCGACCGGCGCAGGCTCGTGCGCGCGATCTCCTGCGGCCGCCGCGCCGGCAGCGCCGGAAAGGACGGCGCGCGGGCGGGTTCGATTGCCTTCTCAACGGGCTTTGAAGCCTGCTTGATCGCCGGCTGAGGCTTCGCCGCCGGCGGAGACGCGTGGAGGGAGGTAGCGGGATATGTCGCGGGAGTGGGTTGACAGCATTTATCCAGAGGCCGAGGTTCGTTGCAGGCCGGGGTCACAGCCTTGTTTTCGGGTCTGCAAGACCTGTCCACAGAGGTGGAGATGGCTTTCGGCCGGGTCGGCGCTGGATGTGAATCGTTAAGCATGCTGGCTTCTGGCGTCGACCTCGCGTCTTTCAGTTCGAGATCAATAAAGTCGCGGATCGCCTGGTACGGCTTCATGGTCCGCGCGGCGATCTCCGCCGGCTCGAGCCCGGCCTTCGCCAGGCGGCGGACGTGCTTGCGAGTCTCCCTGCTCCAGGTCATGCCCGCGGCCATCGCCTCAGCCCTCGATGTCGCAGCGGAAGCCCGGCCGCTCGCGCGCCTCGGCGTCCGCGGCCTCAGCCAGCCGGCGGAGGCAGTGCTGGCAGGCTTCCGGTTGCGGCAGGATCAGCTCGGCGTTCAGCACCTCGTTGGCCTCTGTCACCGCACGGGTGATCACCTGCCGGCGTTCAGCGCTGCGCGAGGAGCGCCCGGCCGGTGCGGCCGCCAGCGCAAGGTTCATCATCACGCGGCGCATCTCCTCGACGGTGGTGGTCGGGCGCGACGGCATGGTCAGCTCCCGAAATCCGCGGCGATCCGCTGGGCGGCGTCGAGCGCCAGACCGATCATGGAGGCCGGCGCGGTCTCCGACCGGCGGTCCAGGTTCTCCGGATCGATCGGGCCGGTGGCGACGCGGGCCAGCGAGCGGCGCAGCGCCTCCAGCGGAATGCCGTGCTGCAGGGCGACGGACGCCATCACGGCCGCGTCCTCCAGGGCGTGGCGGGTCTCCGAGCCCTCCTTGCCGGCGAAGATGAAGATCTCGCGCAATTCGCCGGTCGCCGGATCGAAGCCGCAGCTGACTTCGGCCGACAGGCCGTTCCGCTCGATCGTCTCTGAGACGGACGGCCGCCGCTCCGGCAGGCGCTGGCGGGCGGCCGCGGTCACGGTTGACCTCCGGCTGCCATCGCGCCCGCAAGCTGGAAATGCGGCGGCGTGGGGCGGTAGAACGGCTCATTGAGCCGGCGGCAGAACTCGCGCGCCAGGCACTCGCTGCGGAAGCGGGCGACGACATCATCGCCGAAATGGGTGTCGATCACCGGGTGCGGCAACGCCTGCTTGTCGGCCGGGCCGGGCTGGAAGCGGGTAGAGATCATGACGCGCCCGCCAGCTCGGCCGGCGCCCTGGCGCTGGCGAGGTCGATGGTCACCGGCGTCCACGGCTCGCGCGGATGGTCGCGCTTGTAGAAGCGGACATACTCGCGGCTGCCCTGGATGCGGATGGAGTCGTTCAGCGCAGCGATCGCCTGCCGCCAGCCGTCGTCGTCGATCTCCAGCCGGCGGAGGCCGAACAGCGCCTCGCGGTTGATCCGGCCCTCCTTGTCGACCTGGAAGGCGTGGTCGACCAGCGTGCGGATCTTCGCGTCCGCGCCCTCCGACCATGCCGAGATGCAGGCGTCGAAGAGCTCCTTGGCGACCTGCAGCTCGGGCCCGAAGGTGAGCGAGTCCTGCACCTGCACGGACACCTTCATGCAGCCGTCGAAGGTGATCAGGGTGACGTTGCCCTTCTTGCCGCCGCGCGTGACGCCGTACTTCTCGGACAGCAGGTCCATGAAGGTCGCGACATCGTCGAAGGTGTGGCCGCGGAACCGCGCGATCTGCGCATTCAGCTCTTCGGCATAGCCCAGGATCTTGCGGACCGTCTGGTCCTCCAGGCGCTCGTGGTCCTTGACCATGTCCTCGGGCACCAGCCGGCCCTTCGCGTCCATGATGAAGCCATCGGGTATTTCGACATTCATAGATCAGCTCCTTGCCCAGATGAGGTGAAGCCAGCGCAGCTGCTGGCGGATGAAGCGGCGGAGGTGGCTACGGCGTCTCATCGCAGAGCTCCTCGCGCAGCTGTTGGAGGGTGCGTTCGATCCCGTCGGCCAGCTTCTCCAGCCGCCAGATCAGGCGCTCGCGGTCGGCGCGGCCGGCCTCGCGCAACACTTCGAAATCCTCGAGAGCGAAATCCGCGTTTATCCCCTGGACGACCTTGGCGACGTCCGGCTGCGTCCTGAGCGCGTGCTCGGTCTTGCGAATGCCGTGCAGGATGCTGGTGTGATCGCGCCCGAAGAACCGGCCGATCTGAGATGAGGATTTGCCCAGGCGCCGGTAGATGAGATAGGCGGCAATGTGCCGGGCCTGCGAGGTCTCCCTGTTCCGGGCCTCGCTCATCATCGCCTCGACCGTCACGCCGCAAGCCTCGGCGGTCCGTTCCGCGACCTGCAGCATCCGGCTTTCGAACTGGTTGGCGGCAATGGCGTTCATCGCCGCCCCCTGAAGTCTTCCAGGCGCACCACCGGCTGCGTCGGGTCGGGCTCGAAGCTCGCCACCTCGCCGAAGCCGTCGATCTGTTGCGGCGCGGCCTCGCGATAGCCGGCCGGCGGCGGGACTTCGCCGGGCCGGCAGACGCGGACGGTCGAGCCGCCAAGGGCGTGCTGTGCGGGCTCGGCGACCACCCGCATCAGCTCCAGTTCGGCGACCCGTTCGATCGTCTCCTCGAAGCCGAGCAGCGCATACTGAAGCCGCTCCTCGGTGAGCTCGCCGCTCCGCATCAGGTCGCGGAGCTGGTCGACATGGTGTTGCAGGTCAGTGCTGAGCATTGTCGCCTCCATCCTCGGAGAGCCGCTTCCAGGCGGCGCTGACGTGGGTGACGTTGAGCGGCTCCCCCTTGCTGTTGGCAAAGGCGCTCGCGATGCGCAGCACCTTGGTCATGCCGCGGAGCGCGCCCGGCTTGGTGGCGACCGCCTTCAGCAGCCGGACCGTGTCCGGGTCGGTGACCTTCCAGGCGCCGATCAGTTCGCAGACGTCTTCCGGCCAGGGCTTGCCTCGCGTGAACCGCATGCCGATCCGGCTGAACAGCTGCGCGAACTCCGGCCGCCGGCCCTCGCCCTGCAGCCGGCCGTAGACACTCTCGTTGCCCACCAGCGCGATACCGACGCCGTAGAGGTCGTGGAGCGAGCGGAGCTGGTCGAGCGCCTTGGAGACCAGGTGCTGGGCTTCGTCGACGATCAGCAGCCCGCCCGTGTCGCGCACCCGGGCGCCGATGGCCTCGGGCAGCTTCGTCGGGCTCTTCTCGGTCAGCTGCAGGGCCTGGGCGATGACCTGGAGCATCGGATAGACGTTTGCCGTCGACGGCTGCATGGTCGCCATCCAGACATTCGGGTTCGTCCCGGCGTAATGCCCGCAGGCCGTGGTCTTGCCGATACCGGCGCCGCCGGCGACGACGACGATGTCCGGCCCGATTTGCGCCCATTGCAGGACGTCGGTGACACTCGAAGCGGTCCGGGTTTTCACGAACATCGGCGCCTGCGGCAGGGACGAACGGGCGCGTTTGCGTTCCTCGCGGGAAGCAAGCCAGAGCTGCACCTTGCCGGCGACATTGTCGTTCCGGCCGGTATAGGTGCCCGACAGCCAGGCGCTCATGGTCGGCGCAGCAATGCCGGCGTCCCGGGCGGCTGAGGCGTGAGAAAGGTTCTCGTCCGCGATCAGCTTCTTCGCCTCGGCGCGGATCGCCTCGATCTCGGCGTCTGTAAGGGTCTGGTCCTTGGGAGCGTTCATGCTGTAGCCTTTCGCTTGTGCAGTTGTTGCTCAGGGGCGGGATGGCCGTGGCGCGGCCGCCCGCCCCTACTCCTCGATCAGCCGGAGGTGACGGCGCTCCTGCGCCATCGTCCGGGCGAACGCCTCGTCGAAATCGAAATCCTGTTCCTCCGCCGGCGCCGCCGCGGCCGCCTGGCTGCCATTCGCGACCAGACGGATTGCCGGGGCCTCGGGCGCTACCGGCTCGTCCACGTCGGGCAGCAGCCGCGCGTACTCCTCCAGCGAGAGCGACTTCTCGATTTCCGCCGCTTCCCTGGTCGCGCGCTTGAAGGCGCTGCGTTTGCGGTTGTGGTCGCGCGCCTGGCCCGTGTCGGCGAAGCCGGCGGCCTCCAGGCACGCGGCCTCGGCGATCATCTGCCCGTCCAGGCGATAGACGGTGATGCCGTCGTGGAGATGATCGGGGTCGAAGCGGACGGTCAGGGCCTCGCCGGCGTGTTCGACCAGAGCCTCGGACCAGTAGCGGTTGCCCAGCAGCCGGATGGAGCCGGACTCACGGTCGGCGCGGACCTTCTCGGCGGCGAGCATGCACATGCGCAGCTGCTCCGGCGTCGCCTTCCGTATCAGCGACTGGCTGTAGCTCTGTCGGAACGCCTCCTCGAAGCTGAGCTTCCGGCGGCAGACCCGCGTGTTGCGGCCTGGCCGCGTGTTGTGCAGACGGATGCCCTGCTCGACGGTCTCGATGAAAGTCTCCACCGGTACCGCCTTCGAGCCGTAGTTCTCGGGCTTCGCGTCGGGGCGATTGCCGGTATAGGCGCCCTCGAAGGCGGGATGCTTCGCGATGGAATCGCAGAGGTCTTTGAAGGCGCGCTCGATCGGCTTCGATTGGCCGCTGTAGGGGCGGGTCCAGTGGATTTCCATGCCGAGCGCCGTCAGCACGCCGGCGGGCTCCTCGGGCTTCACCTTGAAGCGGTAGCGGTTGGGCGTGCCGCCGGTGATCCACTTCGAGGCGAAGCCCCGGCCATTGTCCAGCCAGACGCGATCGGGAATGCCGTACTTGCGGAAGACGTCGCCGAAGGCGAGCCGCACCGTGTCGGCGTTCTCGCTGACATCGAAGCGCCAGCTCAGGAGGGCGCCGGAATAGAGGTCCTGGATGGCGACCATCATCGGCCGCACGATTCTGCCGTCGTACCACCGCACGAAGACGTCCCACTTGTGGCCGTCCGCGTTCACCGCTTCCAGGGCGTGGAACAAGGAGCGGTCGCGCTCCTGCGGCGGGTAGAGCCGGTGCAGGGCGTCATAGCCCTCGCGCAGCAGCACCTGCACCGGTCGCGGGATTTCGTTCTCGAGGCGCCGTTGCAGGGTCCGCTTCGCCGGGATGGTCCAGCCATGTTCGCCGGCGGCGAGCTCCAGCCGCTGGTAGCAGGTCTCGAAACTCGGCTGCGACAGTCGGAGATAGTCGGCCTTCAGAAACTCCCAGGCGCGCGGATCGCATCCGGCGGTCTTCGTCCGGCCGGTGTGCTTCGGCGCCAGCGCCGGCAGCCAGTCGGCGCGATCGAGACCTGCCACGAGACGGAACCAGTCATAGACCGCCGACTTGCCGACCTTGTGGGCGTTGGCGACGGCGCAGACGGCGTTGTTCTTCGACATGCCGCCGCGTTTCAGCGCCTCGATCTCCTCCAGGACCTTCAGCCGTTCCCGCGCCTTGCGCTTCCGGCTGTCAGGCAGGCTCTCGAACCAGCTCCAGTCGACCCGCTCGGCCGTCGATCCGGGCGCCGTCGGCGCGGCCGTGTCGACGGGCGCGGCCAGCGCGGCCTTCGCGATGGCCATCTGCGCCCGCTCGGGCAGAACGCTGCGGTGGTACTCCATGCCCCCGCCGCGGCCCCTGCGCTTCCGGGCCAAAGGGTCGCCGGCGACCCTCCGCCGGTCGGCCCAGCACTCCCGCCTGG
Coding sequences within:
- a CDS encoding 3TM-type holin, translating into MVPAIIAAALPLVAEFLPSIGRLINGENGERVATRVVDVARRVTGAETPEQALERLRADPRLVAELQRQATAIELAEIDSEVARHRQVNETMRAEIASDDPYVRRWRPTLGYAVAFTWALSMLGLMFVIGWVAINEPREAPAIFIALGDAIASIAPIWMFALSVLGVSVWKRSEDKKTAAGVNRGPGVIGSILGRLTGRDGS
- a CDS encoding N-acetylmuramoyl-L-alanine amidase translates to MRHIDTIIIHGAHTPPGMDIGVAEMRPWHTDPPPEGRGWDDIGYNYVIRRSGKTEPGRDLDRDGDVDEEIGAHAYGHNAQSIGICLVGGRAEDADRPDFNYTAAQMLALTVLVEHLRRRFPTIRRVIGHRDVNPGKACPCFDVGAFFAGMPEAATFQGGGA
- a CDS encoding regulatory protein GemA, translating into MTVPANRKALLAKSAIAVKQLGIEEADFRDLLEARYGARSRTKLSDDQLVDLVEHFRSQGFRPAKKARARRPSATPGARASSGMLSKIRALWISGWHLGVVRDRSDEALSAWARNVTRVERAEWQHGEDAMKVVEGLKDFLSREAGVAWNEWGFAGRPPEGLRPAMRDRLAVLAAQGRKLHELGRFETGDAFYVAAAIGRTARPKDHYPPRLDELSAEELDRVIAAFGRRIRRAEGIPEDRAGHG
- a CDS encoding methyltransferase codes for the protein MSQNRSSAVMAQRREPHDSLDFFPTPPWATRALIEHVLVGLGKYGYRSFLAHSVVWEPACGEDHMVNALAEYFGEVIGTDVDARMHGGPPHDFLMPYLPYIVEHRPGPHFVITNPPFRLAAEFVARGQEVAEIAVAMLVRTVFLEGAARYREIFESNPPLIFAPFSERVPMLKGRLDRKASSATSYAWFVWPGRDFKRTSIDPKLIWIPPCRKALERPGDYEEPDR
- a CDS encoding DUF3164 family protein, which translates into the protein MNVEIPDGFIMDAKGRLVPEDMVKDHERLEDQTVRKILGYAEELNAQIARFRGHTFDDVATFMDLLSEKYGVTRGGKKGNVTLITFDGCMKVSVQVQDSLTFGPELQVAKELFDACISAWSEGADAKIRTLVDHAFQVDKEGRINREALFGLRRLEIDDDGWRQAIAALNDSIRIQGSREYVRFYKRDHPREPWTPVTIDLASARAPAELAGAS
- a CDS encoding helix-turn-helix domain-containing protein, producing the protein MNAIAANQFESRMLQVAERTAEACGVTVEAMMSEARNRETSQARHIAAYLIYRRLGKSSSQIGRFFGRDHTSILHGIRKTEHALRTQPDVAKVVQGINADFALEDFEVLREAGRADRERLIWRLEKLADGIERTLQQLREELCDETP
- a CDS encoding AAA family ATPase, with amino-acid sequence MNAPKDQTLTDAEIEAIRAEAKKLIADENLSHASAARDAGIAAPTMSAWLSGTYTGRNDNVAGKVQLWLASREERKRARSSLPQAPMFVKTRTASSVTDVLQWAQIGPDIVVVAGGAGIGKTTACGHYAGTNPNVWMATMQPSTANVYPMLQVIAQALQLTEKSPTKLPEAIGARVRDTGGLLIVDEAQHLVSKALDQLRSLHDLYGVGIALVGNESVYGRLQGEGRRPEFAQLFSRIGMRFTRGKPWPEDVCELIGAWKVTDPDTVRLLKAVATKPGALRGMTKVLRIASAFANSKGEPLNVTHVSAAWKRLSEDGGDNAQH
- a CDS encoding transposase domain-containing protein; protein product: MKDWWTAAELAEAGLSGLPTTVRAIQLMARRECWADRRRVAGDPLARKRRGRGGGMEYHRSVLPERAQMAIAKAALAAPVDTAAPTAPGSTAERVDWSWFESLPDSRKRKARERLKVLEEIEALKRGGMSKNNAVCAVANAHKVGKSAVYDWFRLVAGLDRADWLPALAPKHTGRTKTAGCDPRAWEFLKADYLRLSQPSFETCYQRLELAAGEHGWTIPAKRTLQRRLENEIPRPVQVLLREGYDALHRLYPPQERDRSLFHALEAVNADGHKWDVFVRWYDGRIVRPMMVAIQDLYSGALLSWRFDVSENADTVRLAFGDVFRKYGIPDRVWLDNGRGFASKWITGGTPNRYRFKVKPEEPAGVLTALGMEIHWTRPYSGQSKPIERAFKDLCDSIAKHPAFEGAYTGNRPDAKPENYGSKAVPVETFIETVEQGIRLHNTRPGRNTRVCRRKLSFEEAFRQSYSQSLIRKATPEQLRMCMLAAEKVRADRESGSIRLLGNRYWSEALVEHAGEALTVRFDPDHLHDGITVYRLDGQMIAEAACLEAAGFADTGQARDHNRKRSAFKRATREAAEIEKSLSLEEYARLLPDVDEPVAPEAPAIRLVANGSQAAAAAPAEEQDFDFDEAFARTMAQERRHLRLIEE